One uncultured Caproiciproducens sp. DNA segment encodes these proteins:
- a CDS encoding deaminase: MNRTDKENYYLDIAETVLERGTCLRRNFGAIIVQHDEIVSSGYTGAPRGRRNCIDTGICVRESLNVPRGERYELCRSVHAEANAIISASRRDMIGSTLYLVGRDVKTGDYVENASPCSMCKRMIINAGITRVVARNAKTTFSSIYVQEWVEDDESLAGKFGY; the protein is encoded by the coding sequence ATGAACCGTACAGACAAAGAAAATTATTACCTTGATATTGCTGAGACCGTATTGGAACGCGGAACCTGCCTGCGCAGGAATTTTGGCGCGATTATTGTTCAGCATGACGAGATTGTATCTTCCGGTTATACGGGGGCGCCCCGGGGCCGCCGCAACTGCATTGACACCGGCATCTGTGTGCGCGAATCGCTCAATGTTCCGCGCGGCGAACGTTATGAGCTTTGCCGCTCCGTTCATGCGGAGGCCAACGCCATCATCAGCGCCTCCCGCCGGGATATGATCGGCAGTACGCTTTACTTAGTAGGCAGGGATGTAAAAACAGGCGATTACGTTGAAAACGCTTCCCCCTGTTCCATGTGTAAACGGATGATTATCAACGCGGGCATTACGCGCGTTGTCGCGCGCAATGCCAAAACCACCTTTTCTTCGATTTATGTGCAGGAATGGGTGGAAGATGATGAATCTC